Proteins co-encoded in one Capsicum annuum cultivar UCD-10X-F1 chromosome 9, UCD10Xv1.1, whole genome shotgun sequence genomic window:
- the LOC107843156 gene encoding polyadenylate-binding protein 7, giving the protein MAAAASLYVGDLHDSVTDGQLYDAFSEFKSLASVHVCRDSSTRRSLCYGYVNFLSPQDAVRAIKVKNHSTLNGKVIRVSWSRRDPDVRRSGTGNVFIKNLNDTIDSAKLEEIFQKFGNILSCKVAVSEDGRSKGYGFVQFETENCANAAIEELNGSVVGGKEMYVGKFVKKSDRILPNPDEIYTNLFIKNLDVDISEEHLREKCSEFGKIISLVIAKDENGGSKGFGYVNFENPDDARRAVEAMNGSKLGCKILYVAKAQKKTEREQILRRLFEERRKAQIFKYQGLNVYVKNIDGDITDHELRELFSQCGKITSAKLMLDEKGVRAGFGFVCFSTPEEANKAVNTFHGFMFGQKPLYVAIAQRKEERQAQLQLKHAQGIAGPAGASAFFSGGYPPVYYRVLSDLQIPARPVLLDQPLCMGHNWMVNGFTNSIRPRYQMSLVPDASQYRHNRGKKKGHMPVPDVPHWQQSAQPVVSSKHYSNPQEAWQVKYAPRGGLHGTNKGFVSSAGNSTVGSFSDVSDSLRTKLAAAPPKQQKQIIGEHLYPLVRQHKPILASKLTGMLLEMDNSELLSLFKSPESLAAMVQKAVEALKLSTTGASSSQDSRLPNSLPAEVAVKTVGNRASKC; this is encoded by the exons ATGGCGGCGGCGGCGTCGCTGTACGTCGGCGACCTTCACGACTCCGTTACCGACGGACAACTCTACGATGCATTCTCCGAGTTCAAAAGCCTTGCTTCTGTTCACGTTTGTCGTGATTCTTCTACTCGTCGTTCTCTCTGTTATGGTTACGTTAACTTCCTTTCTCCTCAAGACG CTGTGCGCGCTATTAAGGTGAAAAATCATTCGACTCTCAATGGAAAAGTTATAAGGGTTAGTTGGTCTCGTCGTGATCCTGATGTGAGAAGAAGTGGAACAGGAAATGTGTTCATCAAG AATCTAAATGATACAATTGACAGCGCAAAGCTTGAAGAAATATTCCAGAAGTTTGGAAATATCTTGTCCTGTAAAGTTGCCGTTTCTGAGGATGGAAGGAGTAAAGGATATGGCTTTGTCCAGTTTGAGACTGAGAACTGTGCAAATGCTGCTATTGAGGAGCTCAATGGATCTGTAGTCGGAGGAAAGGAGAT GTATGTAGGTAAGTTCGTGAAAAAGAGTGATCGGATTCTGCCCAACCCTGATGAGATATATACAAATTTGTTCATCAAGAACTTGGATGTTGACATCTCAGAAGAGCATCTTAGAGAGAAGTGCTCTGAATTCGGGAAAATTATTAGCTTGGTCATTGCAAAAGATGAGAATGGAGGTTCGAAAGGTTTTGGTTATGTGAATTTTGAGAATCCAGATGATGCTAGGAGAGCAGTGGAAGCTATGAATGGATCAAAACTTG GCTGCAAAATATTGTATGTagcaaaagcacaaaagaaaacAGAGCGTGAACAGATATTGAGGCGTTTGTTTGAGGAGAGAAGGAAGGCGCAAATTTTTAAGTACCAG GGTTTAAACGTGTACGTCAAAAATATTGATGGTGATATCACGGATCATGAGTTGCGTGAATTGTTCAGTCAATGTGGCAAAATCACTTCTGCAAAACTTATGCTAGATGAGAAAGGAGTAAGGGCGGGCTTTGGATTTGTATGTTTTTCCACACCAGAGGAGGCCAATAAAGCAGTGAATACTTTTCATG GATTTATGTTTGGCCAAAAGCCATTGTATGTGGCAATTGCTCAAAGGAAagaggaaaggcaagctcaatTACAGCTTAAGCATGCACAAGGAATTGCAGGACCCGCTGGAGCTTCAGCTTTTTTCTCTGGTGGATATCCCCCTGTTTACTACCGAGTCCTTAGTGATCTACAAATACCTGCACGACCTGTGCTGTTGGATCAGCCTCTGTGTATGGGTCATAATTGGATGGTTAATGGATTCACTAACTCTATCAGACCTCGTTATCAAATGTCCCTG GTTCCTGATGCTTCACAATATAGGCACAATAGGGGAAAGAAAAAGGGACATATGCCAGTTCCAGATGTGCCTCACTGGCAGCAATCAGCCCAACCAGTGGTGTCATCAAAACACTATAGCAATCCCCAG GAAGCTTGGCAGGTCAAATATGCACCTCGTGGTGGTTTACATGGTACGAACAAAGGATTTGTTTCCTCTGCTGGCAACAGTACAGTAGGATCATTCTCTGATGTTTCAGACAGTCTGAGAACCAAACTTGCTGCTGCTCCTCCTAAGCAGCAGAAACAGATCATCGGAGAGCACCTTTATCCTCTAGTTCGACAACATAAG CCCATTCTTGCTTCAAAGCTTACGGGAATGCTCTTGGAAATGGACAACTCAGAACTTTTATCATTGTTTAAGTCACCAGAATCTCTGGCAGCTATGGTGCAAAAAGCAGTTGAGGCTCTCAAGCTCTCCACAACTGGAGCTTCTTCCAGTCAAGATTCACGTCTTCCAAATTCTCTCCCTGCTGAAGTTGCAGTCAAAACAGTAGGAAATAGAGCTAGCAAGTGTTAG
- the LOC107843157 gene encoding DNA replication complex GINS protein PSF1, whose amino-acid sequence MYGKKGKELIQEFAESEPGQLAAFNTDLVTQVLEECNSHFLHLNSLVRKMNAKTPAESSGANRPTQNDPHSNNESPDNSEPPEADGSTNTELPKDDNYHGLLIHHQSLTRNKRCLMAYVYNRAEVVRKLGWTLERVLPEEIEEKLSTSEKEYFKNHAATIQSYMSALDLDLGVDMVPPKDPYIKVRVLDDIGNVVLSDQLANLARHAILFIRRTDAEQYISQGLMEELTS is encoded by the exons ATGTACGGGAAGAAGGGGAAAGAATTAATTCAAGAATTTGCAGAGAGTGAACCTGGACAGCTTGCGGCTTTTAAT ACTGACCTAGTTACGCAAGTACTTGAAGAATGTAACAGTCATTTTCTGCACCTCAATTCCTTGGTGAG GAAAATGAATGCAAAAACTCCTGCTGAAAGTTCAGGTGCAAATCGACCAACTCAAAATGATCCACATTCAAATAATGAATCACCTGATAACAGCGAGCCACCTGAGGCTGATGGAAGTACAAATACTGAGCTCCCCAAAGATGATAATTACCATGGCCTGCTTATCCATCATCAGTCTCTCACTCGCAACAAACGCTGTCTGATGGCTTATGT aTATAATCGAGCAGAAGTTGTTCGAAAATTGGGATGGACCCTTGAGCGTGTCCTCCCAGAAGAAATTGAAGAGAAGCTCAGTACCTCAGAGAAAGAATATTTTAAGAATCATGCTGCAACTATCCAATCGTACATGTCAGCACTTGATCTCGATTTGGGGGTG GATATGGTGCCACCCAAAGATCCCTATATCAAGGTGAGGGTGCTCGATGACATTGGTAATGTTGTCCTTAGCGACCAATTAGCCAACCTTGCTCGTCATGCAATTCTTTTCATTAGGAGAACTGATGCAGAGCAGTATATTTCTCAG GGCTTAATGGAAGAACTCACGAGTTGA